Proteins encoded by one window of Cuniculiplasma divulgatum:
- a CDS encoding presenilin family intramembrane aspartyl protease PSH, translating into MLNRRIATEIGTAVLFLVASLIGLVMALELESVSPTNPSQNTSAGFGYVIYFIVAVILMSVVILYISKKKRLGILRIIFVLSMVFVIYIVSSLLYALLPITYPEYYFLSFGTPVLFLYLLLFKQNWIVINIAGILTAAGLAAIWGVDLGLYAAIVLMIVFAIYDYIAVYKTKHMLDIARATTSSNMPLFFIVPENMNFDMKDADIDIPREEGRERGAIMIGFGDIAIPNVMVISSFLYSGATTSSLSFFILPLLGGIIAMFILFSFIKRPAPGLPFLNTGVLIGFIIALVLRGI; encoded by the coding sequence ATGCTTAACAGGAGAATTGCTACTGAAATTGGTACTGCAGTATTATTTCTGGTAGCCTCTCTTATCGGTCTCGTTATGGCTCTCGAACTGGAGAGCGTTAGTCCAACAAACCCAAGCCAGAATACTTCTGCAGGATTTGGATACGTGATATATTTCATAGTTGCAGTTATATTAATGTCTGTTGTGATTCTATATATCTCAAAGAAGAAGAGGCTTGGAATACTCAGGATCATTTTTGTATTATCCATGGTTTTTGTAATCTATATCGTATCAAGTCTTCTTTATGCACTTCTTCCAATTACATATCCTGAATACTATTTTCTCAGTTTTGGAACACCTGTACTTTTCCTTTATCTACTCCTTTTCAAACAGAACTGGATCGTAATAAATATTGCAGGGATTCTTACCGCAGCAGGTCTAGCAGCAATTTGGGGTGTAGATCTTGGGCTTTATGCAGCCATTGTTCTAATGATAGTCTTTGCCATTTATGATTACATAGCTGTTTACAAGACAAAACACATGCTTGATATTGCAAGAGCTACAACATCTTCAAACATGCCACTTTTTTTCATAGTGCCGGAGAACATGAACTTTGATATGAAGGATGCAGACATAGACATACCAAGAGAAGAGGGAAGAGAGAGGGGTGCAATAATGATAGGTTTTGGAGATATAGCAATTCCTAACGTAATGGTAATATCATCCTTCCTCTATTCCGGAGCAACAACTTCAAGTCTTTCATTTTTCATACTTCCCCTCCTTGGAGGCATAATAGCAATGTTCATTCTCTTCAGTTTCATAAAAAGGCCAGCCCCGGGATTGCCATTCCTGAACACTGGAGTTCTAATAGGTTTTATAATAGCACTGGTTCTCAGAGGAATCTGA
- a CDS encoding S41 family peptidase — MVFYKHGPDIMGNEFLFVSNDKIWVGDLKDGSSRVVVSNEGIINNARFSPDRNKIIFRSMRGKDGSLADLYMYDRVTGMVKRVTFLNGKSVPRRMFTDVAGWKGDVPIISTDAMSPFGALTFFYELDTETLNLNPLNLGPGSHILFHGDDVVIGRYTYDMPHWKGYKGGTRGVIWSGKLNGKFNKIVDLDGHVSSPCIHGEKVFFVSDHEGNGQIYSVDVKGGKLTKHSDFKTYYPRHLSSNGEVLLYSMGGELFTLNPEKKEEKKIEVRMDSGITFPSSKFPDTANYLEEYTMNGKDDTYGFVLRGKGIITSEEMSPQLQIQSHGRVRLMKFLDGKRVSYVRQDKDGEFLCISEISDISKHTQLKRNIGLIDNTFPSPDGKKIAVTNILFQLYMVNIENMSCDLIDESEAGKIRDVAWSNDSGKIAYTFPYMTGGFGQRDGSIVKTVVLDRMEKKEITERTANDYSPSFDPSGSYLYYLSDRTFDPVEDRATFNYSFPLMTRIYYMKIDGGDFSPTVRIPESMRLKSERESAGSFSDSLPIDSGNFNSLRAIKGGLLYLSYRAEGLLKNAASGRQRAGKLVFFSFETKKPKTVAEKVLDFRVSVDEKSVLIRKEKNKVFKLQAKVAKEMVSGFDEEKEIHLKDLKIRIEPLEEWKQMFNETWLLATSFFWKEEFATKNARQIYEKYEPLVSKITTRFELSEIMREMQGEFRTSHSYETGGDFLSSDAIPIGHLGADFELRGKKYYIKKIYHGDLSNENEKSPLLLGGFMEGDQIVSINGESPGPDGKTIDEILLNLPSEIIRIDVKTQDKKAFSNYVKTIPDDRYLRYRSWVEENRKMVHEKTGGEVGYVHIPNMMLDGLAEFYRLYTREFKKFGLIVDVRFNGGGNVSQLVLEKLMRERIALTHPRRGQDSPYPSYSVEGPMIALTNENAGSDGDIFSHSFKLLSLGPLIGTRTWGGVIGISPERRLADGTQVTQPRFGMKFRDVGFGVENYGTDPTYEVEIKPEDWHSGKDPQMDLALSKIMEMIKLSEKKK; from the coding sequence ATGGTATTTTACAAGCATGGGCCAGATATCATGGGTAACGAATTTCTTTTTGTTTCCAATGATAAAATCTGGGTCGGAGATTTGAAAGATGGAAGCTCAAGGGTTGTAGTGTCAAATGAAGGTATAATAAATAATGCGAGATTTTCTCCAGACAGAAATAAGATAATTTTCAGATCGATGAGGGGCAAGGATGGATCACTGGCAGACCTGTATATGTATGACAGGGTAACAGGTATGGTGAAGAGGGTTACTTTCCTTAACGGCAAAAGTGTACCAAGAAGGATGTTTACAGATGTTGCAGGCTGGAAGGGAGATGTACCAATTATTTCAACAGATGCAATGTCACCGTTTGGAGCTCTTACATTCTTCTATGAACTTGATACAGAAACACTAAATTTGAACCCTCTGAATCTTGGTCCAGGATCTCACATATTATTCCACGGAGATGATGTGGTAATAGGAAGATATACATACGATATGCCACACTGGAAGGGTTATAAAGGTGGAACCAGAGGCGTTATCTGGTCAGGAAAGCTCAATGGAAAATTTAACAAAATAGTAGACCTGGATGGACACGTTTCCTCTCCATGTATCCATGGTGAAAAAGTGTTTTTTGTTTCCGATCATGAAGGCAATGGACAGATATATTCCGTTGATGTAAAGGGTGGAAAATTAACGAAGCATTCTGATTTCAAGACCTATTATCCAAGGCATCTTTCATCGAATGGTGAGGTTCTGTTGTATTCCATGGGAGGCGAATTATTTACATTAAATCCAGAAAAAAAGGAGGAAAAGAAAATTGAGGTAAGAATGGACTCAGGGATAACGTTTCCATCATCGAAGTTCCCGGATACCGCAAACTACCTGGAAGAATATACAATGAACGGAAAGGATGATACATATGGATTTGTCCTCCGGGGTAAAGGCATCATAACATCTGAAGAAATGAGTCCACAGTTGCAAATTCAATCACATGGAAGGGTAAGACTGATGAAGTTCCTTGATGGAAAAAGAGTCTCCTATGTAAGGCAGGATAAGGATGGGGAATTTCTATGCATATCTGAAATTTCAGACATTTCGAAGCACACGCAGCTTAAAAGAAATATTGGACTGATAGATAACACGTTTCCTTCTCCTGATGGAAAGAAGATTGCGGTTACAAATATTCTGTTTCAGCTTTATATGGTGAATATAGAGAATATGTCTTGTGATCTGATTGATGAAAGTGAGGCAGGAAAAATAAGGGATGTTGCATGGTCAAATGACTCAGGCAAAATTGCATATACATTCCCATATATGACAGGAGGTTTTGGGCAGAGGGACGGTTCCATTGTAAAAACAGTGGTGCTTGACAGGATGGAGAAGAAAGAAATAACAGAAAGAACGGCTAATGACTATTCACCATCCTTTGATCCTTCTGGGTCTTATCTTTATTATCTTTCTGACAGGACTTTTGATCCAGTAGAGGACAGGGCAACTTTCAACTACTCATTTCCCCTGATGACTAGAATATATTATATGAAGATCGATGGTGGTGACTTTTCACCAACAGTCAGGATACCAGAATCCATGAGACTAAAATCTGAAAGAGAGAGTGCAGGATCATTTTCCGATTCATTACCCATAGATTCGGGTAACTTCAATTCTCTTAGGGCCATAAAAGGAGGCTTGCTATACCTTTCATACAGGGCCGAAGGCTTGCTAAAGAATGCCGCATCGGGGAGACAGAGAGCTGGTAAACTTGTTTTCTTCAGCTTTGAAACAAAGAAGCCTAAGACTGTTGCGGAAAAGGTGCTTGATTTCAGAGTTTCAGTGGATGAAAAATCTGTGTTAATCAGAAAGGAAAAAAATAAAGTTTTCAAGCTACAGGCAAAGGTTGCGAAGGAAATGGTGAGTGGTTTTGACGAGGAAAAGGAAATCCATCTCAAAGATCTGAAAATAAGGATAGAACCTCTGGAAGAGTGGAAGCAGATGTTCAATGAGACATGGCTGCTGGCAACAAGCTTTTTCTGGAAGGAGGAGTTTGCAACAAAGAATGCACGGCAGATATATGAGAAGTATGAACCCCTTGTTAGCAAGATCACCACAAGGTTTGAACTGTCTGAAATAATGAGAGAGATGCAGGGAGAGTTCAGAACGTCACATTCCTATGAAACAGGTGGAGACTTCCTTTCTTCTGATGCCATACCCATAGGACATCTTGGGGCTGATTTTGAATTAAGAGGAAAGAAATACTACATAAAGAAAATTTATCATGGAGATCTTTCAAATGAGAATGAAAAAAGTCCACTGCTCCTGGGAGGATTCATGGAGGGTGACCAGATTGTGTCCATTAATGGAGAGTCCCCTGGACCCGATGGAAAAACAATCGATGAGATATTACTTAATCTACCATCTGAGATAATCAGAATTGATGTCAAAACTCAGGACAAGAAGGCATTTTCAAACTACGTTAAGACAATTCCAGATGATAGATATCTCAGATACAGGAGCTGGGTTGAGGAAAACAGGAAGATGGTACATGAAAAAACTGGAGGGGAGGTAGGTTATGTTCATATCCCAAACATGATGCTGGATGGACTTGCAGAATTTTACAGGCTTTATACAAGGGAATTCAAGAAATTTGGTCTTATAGTTGACGTCAGGTTCAATGGGGGAGGCAATGTTTCACAACTTGTCCTTGAAAAGCTAATGCGGGAAAGAATAGCACTTACTCATCCAAGGAGAGGGCAGGATTCCCCATATCCATCCTATTCTGTTGAGGGGCCAATGATAGCTCTTACAAACGAGAATGCAGGATCTGATGGGGATATTTTCAGTCATTCTTTCAAGCTGTTAAGCCTAGGGCCACTAATCGGTACCAGAACGTGGGGTGGAGTAATTGGAATAAGCCCTGAAAGAAGGCTGGCAGATGGTACTCAGGTGACTCAGCCAAGATTTGGGATGAAGTTCAGGGATGTTGGGTTTGGCGTAGAAAATTACGGAACGGATCCAACATATGAAGTGGAAATAAAACCTGAAGATTGGCATAGTGGAAAAGATCCACAGATGGATCTTGCTCTTAGTAAGATCATGGAGATGATAAAACTGAGTGAAAAGAAGAAATGA
- a CDS encoding S53 family peptidase → MKLKSNKKIISILMVLGFLFSTMAVLSGTDQVSGMITHSSGSQNKSIENNLLISSNLVPLRNYVNTSEKYSIKSPREVNTTNSNKSESILVGFQFSNLSELVSLLSNISNKNSPQYHRYISRAQFERRFEPSDAIYNNFIKYLQSNGIYHITTYKGRSIVTFTSTTKLVDKMFRVKTEDFVNGSQNYYAAVGVPKVPSYFNNYVTSIIGLSNYSQYVMSLNLQHKVAVQKNASVKKTPQGNIISPACYDGTQYFYAPEFQSAYNERTLFREYGYPTSSVEATILWGGEYNGTNTSTPYGTLTHDERVGSFVPSNVYCYFNETMPAGEPHAKVVGVPLNGAVSPGPLAQYDSTGANFENTLDMEMLGSTAPGSTIYNVYGNSSSYYNINLAFNYILNPGSKSSKLNNVSVISNSWGGCNVNCTSFCEDDMEAQARGITVLASSGDAGDNANSTKWVGTNVEFPSVLGYNNFGVVAVGGTTFQLNATSNIESQRNWYVPEGDKNLRGPYGTSSGIDTCLKEPTWQKDSSANLVIKGEGRGVPDISAIANDTLVTISISGYTYDATNATYGGRFEYAWGTSIASPVTAGILSEIDSVLYKNNDSRLGFLDSLLYKLGNEQFEKESSNSTTGYIDTGTYNSTLPALPFYPVETGRNHIYHARYGYSLLDGWGSINAYNLTIYTLKRNFRNNNSDLLGIDNNLTLKSLDVSSYNSTGSLNRFYNASVQQNLFLANEMGQPLYWIQNVIYLNKTVSGGYVVNYTGWVNYPFYGIYQTSTVYHYTFPSGRIILLPHSFNISTQLNVNGNPMDSYLKFFVNRHEIKMNVTGAAFIIGARNYSYYYENNLIYNGPYPNNKFQGGLDPQFGLVGGPSAYLGIFRNSTTAYVKSYIENEEGHWIVPRTRSFNESIDQTGENATNLIYSPNGTGCYSIGIKPGSKEQGLVFYTTTGREKFKLDFLETNLTDGTVWNLTFEGKKYSSNLNNITVYSVNGTYTYEAENTTLFYNQNFHKVISVSGKNITVQIIYIRYSYIHGTVSPSDTTLSFNGKNVQISGNGQFNITTTYGSFVLKASSPGFKTKYMNFTVQKGKSLKLNISLSEIKQHGPNYIYLYLTLILLVIITVIAVAINLKRRR, encoded by the coding sequence ATGAAATTGAAAAGCAATAAAAAAATCATATCCATTCTTATGGTTCTTGGTTTCCTCTTTTCAACCATGGCAGTACTGTCAGGCACGGACCAGGTTTCAGGAATGATTACACATTCATCCGGTTCGCAAAACAAATCAATAGAAAACAACCTCCTCATTTCCTCCAATTTAGTTCCTTTAAGAAATTATGTAAACACATCAGAAAAATACAGCATAAAAAGCCCAAGAGAAGTTAACACAACAAACAGTAACAAAAGCGAAAGTATTCTCGTGGGATTCCAGTTCTCAAATCTTTCAGAACTGGTGAGTCTACTTTCGAATATATCTAATAAAAATTCTCCACAATATCACAGGTATATTTCCAGGGCTCAGTTTGAAAGGAGGTTTGAACCTTCAGATGCAATTTATAATAATTTTATAAAATATCTTCAATCAAATGGTATATATCACATCACAACCTATAAAGGAAGATCCATAGTTACATTCACATCCACAACGAAATTAGTTGACAAAATGTTCAGGGTTAAGACAGAAGATTTTGTAAATGGTTCTCAGAATTATTATGCAGCAGTTGGTGTTCCTAAAGTCCCATCATACTTCAATAACTATGTAACTTCCATAATAGGCCTGTCAAATTATTCGCAGTATGTAATGAGTCTGAATCTTCAGCATAAAGTGGCAGTGCAGAAAAATGCATCAGTTAAAAAAACACCGCAGGGAAACATCATTTCACCTGCCTGCTATGATGGTACACAGTATTTTTATGCTCCAGAATTTCAGTCTGCTTACAATGAAAGAACACTATTCAGAGAATATGGATATCCAACCTCTTCTGTTGAGGCAACCATATTATGGGGTGGTGAATATAATGGAACAAACACAAGCACTCCTTATGGAACCCTAACACATGACGAAAGAGTAGGTTCATTTGTTCCATCAAACGTATACTGTTACTTCAATGAGACAATGCCAGCTGGTGAACCACATGCTAAGGTTGTTGGAGTACCTCTTAACGGGGCTGTATCGCCAGGCCCTCTAGCGCAGTATGACAGCACTGGAGCAAATTTTGAAAACACTCTGGACATGGAAATGCTTGGAAGCACAGCACCCGGTTCGACCATATATAATGTATATGGAAACAGTTCCTCTTATTACAATATTAATCTGGCTTTCAATTATATACTGAATCCAGGGAGCAAAAGTTCTAAACTTAACAACGTTTCAGTAATTTCAAATTCGTGGGGAGGATGTAACGTTAACTGCACTAGCTTTTGTGAAGATGACATGGAGGCTCAGGCAAGGGGAATCACAGTTCTTGCCTCATCAGGCGATGCTGGCGATAATGCCAATAGTACTAAATGGGTAGGGACAAATGTGGAATTTCCATCTGTACTTGGATACAATAACTTTGGGGTAGTTGCTGTTGGAGGAACAACTTTCCAGTTGAATGCAACGTCTAACATCGAATCTCAGAGGAACTGGTACGTCCCAGAAGGGGACAAAAATTTAAGAGGCCCATATGGAACAAGTTCAGGAATTGACACATGTCTCAAGGAACCAACTTGGCAAAAGGATTCATCAGCGAATCTTGTAATTAAGGGGGAAGGAAGAGGTGTTCCAGACATATCTGCCATAGCCAACGATACACTGGTAACCATCTCAATTTCTGGATATACCTATGATGCAACAAACGCAACATACGGAGGTAGATTCGAATATGCATGGGGAACAAGCATTGCATCACCTGTCACGGCTGGAATACTTTCAGAAATTGATTCAGTCTTATATAAAAATAATGATAGTCGTTTAGGTTTTCTGGACTCTTTGCTTTATAAGTTAGGAAATGAACAGTTTGAAAAGGAATCTTCAAACAGCACCACAGGATACATTGACACTGGAACATATAATTCTACATTGCCTGCACTTCCATTCTATCCTGTAGAAACTGGAAGGAACCACATATATCACGCAAGATATGGATACAGCCTTCTTGATGGATGGGGATCAATAAATGCCTATAACCTTACGATATATACTCTGAAAAGGAACTTCAGGAACAATAATTCTGATCTTTTGGGAATCGATAATAATCTTACCTTAAAGTCTCTGGATGTCAGTTCATATAACTCGACCGGTTCTCTCAATAGATTCTATAATGCCTCAGTTCAACAAAATTTATTTCTTGCCAATGAAATGGGACAGCCACTTTACTGGATTCAAAATGTAATTTACTTAAACAAGACAGTTTCAGGAGGATATGTGGTCAATTACACCGGATGGGTTAACTATCCATTTTATGGAATTTATCAAACATCAACCGTATATCACTACACGTTCCCTTCAGGAAGAATAATCTTACTGCCACATAGTTTTAATATTTCTACACAGTTAAACGTCAACGGAAACCCCATGGACAGTTATCTCAAATTTTTTGTTAACAGGCATGAAATAAAAATGAATGTTACAGGGGCTGCGTTTATAATAGGGGCAAGAAACTATTCATATTATTATGAAAACAATCTAATTTATAATGGACCATATCCCAACAACAAATTTCAGGGTGGATTAGATCCACAATTTGGTCTTGTTGGTGGCCCTTCTGCATATCTTGGAATATTCAGGAATTCAACAACCGCTTATGTGAAAAGTTACATTGAAAATGAAGAAGGGCATTGGATAGTTCCTAGAACAAGATCATTCAATGAATCAATTGATCAGACAGGTGAAAATGCAACAAACCTGATCTACTCCCCGAATGGAACAGGATGTTACAGTATTGGCATAAAACCAGGAAGTAAGGAGCAGGGACTGGTTTTCTATACTACGACAGGAAGAGAAAAATTCAAGCTAGACTTCCTTGAGACAAATCTTACAGACGGAACAGTTTGGAACCTGACATTTGAAGGGAAGAAATATTCATCAAATCTGAACAACATTACTGTATATTCTGTCAATGGAACCTATACATACGAAGCTGAAAACACAACACTGTTTTACAACCAAAATTTTCATAAAGTTATTTCAGTAAGTGGCAAAAATATAACAGTACAGATCATTTACATAAGGTATTCATACATTCACGGAACTGTATCACCTTCAGATACAACTCTGTCATTTAACGGAAAGAATGTGCAAATATCCGGAAATGGTCAGTTCAATATAACAACCACTTACGGAAGTTTTGTTCTAAAGGCATCATCGCCAGGCTTTAAAACAAAATACATGAACTTTACAGTTCAGAAGGGGAAATCACTTAAACTTAATATTTCCCTTTCAGAAATTAAACAACATGGTCCGAATTATATTTACCTTTACTTAACACTGATCCTGCTTGTCATCATAACAGTAATTGCAGTCGCTATAAATTTAAAAAGGAGGAGGTAG
- the purH gene encoding bifunctional phosphoribosylaminoimidazolecarboxamide formyltransferase/IMP cyclohydrolase — MNVLASLTDKSGSDEFLKAINGKIEKIYASDGTRKYLEEHGVRSLSISELTGFDDLLGGRVKTLHPAIFSGILMRDSDEDKRQVKEKGYFPFDIVMCNLYDFSKYINGTEDEKIEHIDIGGVSLLRAAAKNWKRVTVVKNRNDYELVKKDIADHGTIREETRKKLALDAFKLTYKYDMMIYNSLNDAGSIKLIELENGKKLRYGENPDQEGFIYEIPEYGEMEVFHGKEMSYNNYVDASSAIETALDFSDPFAVVIKHNTPCGAATGIDHGDALEKAIEADRESAYGSVICINGNADKRVAEAIKDLFVEIIIAKDFDSDARKLIGKKKNIRMIKYSGNGPDRNFKTLFNGILEQTRMNTSIDQMKEVVKTRREFSSREIEFAWKIAAHCRSNAVVLTKNCVTVGVGAGQTSRVEATKIACSRAGEKAKGSIMASDAYLPFSDNVDVAAVNGISAIVEPGGSIRDQDVIESCQKHEISLYFTGRRVFLH, encoded by the coding sequence ATGAATGTGCTTGCATCCCTGACGGATAAATCAGGATCAGATGAGTTTCTTAAGGCGATAAATGGAAAGATAGAGAAAATATATGCGTCAGATGGTACCAGAAAATACCTTGAAGAACACGGTGTGAGAAGCCTTTCCATTTCTGAATTGACTGGCTTTGATGATTTACTTGGTGGAAGGGTCAAGACACTGCACCCGGCTATTTTTTCTGGAATATTAATGCGTGATAGTGATGAAGATAAAAGGCAAGTTAAAGAAAAGGGCTATTTTCCCTTCGATATAGTTATGTGCAATCTATACGACTTCAGTAAATATATAAATGGAACAGAGGATGAAAAAATTGAGCACATAGATATTGGAGGGGTTTCCTTATTAAGAGCAGCAGCTAAAAACTGGAAAAGAGTTACAGTAGTAAAAAACAGGAATGATTATGAACTTGTAAAGAAAGACATTGCTGACCATGGGACGATCAGGGAAGAAACCAGAAAAAAACTTGCCCTAGACGCTTTTAAACTAACCTACAAATATGACATGATGATATATAATTCCCTCAATGATGCAGGAAGCATAAAACTAATTGAACTCGAAAATGGAAAGAAACTTAGATATGGTGAAAACCCGGATCAGGAAGGTTTTATCTATGAAATTCCAGAGTATGGAGAGATGGAGGTCTTCCACGGGAAAGAGATGTCGTATAATAATTACGTCGATGCATCTTCAGCTATTGAGACAGCTCTCGATTTCTCAGATCCATTCGCAGTTGTTATAAAACATAATACTCCCTGTGGTGCGGCAACTGGGATTGACCATGGAGATGCTCTGGAGAAAGCTATAGAAGCAGATAGAGAATCTGCCTATGGATCGGTTATATGCATTAATGGTAATGCAGATAAAAGAGTGGCAGAGGCAATAAAAGATCTATTCGTAGAGATAATAATCGCAAAGGACTTTGACAGTGATGCTAGGAAACTTATAGGAAAAAAGAAAAATATCAGGATGATAAAATATTCTGGCAATGGACCTGATAGGAACTTTAAAACGCTTTTTAATGGAATTCTTGAACAGACAAGAATGAATACAAGCATAGATCAGATGAAAGAGGTAGTTAAGACCAGAAGAGAATTTTCATCCAGAGAGATAGAGTTTGCGTGGAAAATAGCAGCCCATTGCAGAAGCAATGCTGTTGTACTGACAAAGAACTGTGTTACAGTTGGTGTTGGTGCCGGTCAGACCTCCCGCGTTGAGGCAACGAAAATAGCATGCAGCAGGGCAGGTGAAAAGGCAAAGGGGTCCATAATGGCCTCAGATGCGTATCTGCCATTTTCTGATAATGTTGATGTGGCTGCAGTAAATGGTATTTCGGCCATTGTTGAACCGGGAGGATCAATCAGGGATCAGGATGTAATAGAATCCTGTCAGAAACACGAAATCTCTCTTTACTTTACCGGTAGAAGGGTTTTTCTTCACTAA